In Candidatus Dormiibacterota bacterium, one genomic interval encodes:
- a CDS encoding SgcJ/EcaC family oxidoreductase, whose amino-acid sequence MQEIENSTRRVLDDLVAAWNHRDMDGFLRLFAEDALYVTGTGAHWEGRAAIRRGVASRISDPSGPRQIAISEVAVKALWEHAAVALVRWRMDATGRAGLFTLVTTATSAGWRIVLLHNTDSAA is encoded by the coding sequence ATGCAGGAGATCGAGAATTCGACACGAAGGGTCCTGGATGACCTGGTGGCCGCCTGGAATCATCGGGACATGGACGGCTTTCTCCGCCTGTTCGCCGAGGATGCCCTCTATGTCACCGGGACCGGCGCCCACTGGGAAGGGCGCGCGGCGATTCGACGGGGGGTGGCGTCGAGAATCTCCGACCCGTCAGGTCCCCGGCAGATCGCGATTTCCGAGGTCGCAGTCAAGGCTCTGTGGGAGCACGCGGCCGTCGCGCTGGTCCGCTGGCGGATGGACGCAACGGGGCGCGCCGGCCTGTTCACCCTGGTCACGACCGCGACGTCCGCGGGGTGGCGCATCGTGCTGCTCCACAACACGGACAGCGCCGCCTGA